The sequence ATGCAGCTCATCTGCGAGGCGTACTTCCTGTTGTCCGAGTTGCTCGGCCTGCGGCCACCGGATGTCGCCGAGATATTCACGAAATGGAATCGTGGCGATCTGGACTCGTTCCTGATGGAGATCAGCGCAGAGATCCTGGGCCAGCGAGATCCGGATCATCCGCGACGCTGGATCGTAGATGCGATTCGGGATACGGCCGGTCAGAAAGGAACGGGACGCTGGACCAGCATCAACGCCCTCGACCTTGGCGTTCCGGCGGCCACCATCGCCGAGGCGGTCTTCGCGCGGACCCTCAGTGCGCGTCAGGAAGAACGTGGCGTCGCGTCAAAGAAGTTGCGCGGACCTCGCAAGAAGTATGCGGCTTCGGAGAAACAACTGATCGACTCGGTTCGCGACGCGCTCTACTGCTCGAAGGTCTGTTCCTATGCGCAGGGTTTCTCGTTGATGTCCGAGGCACGGCGTGAGTACGGATTCAAACTGAACCTCGCGAAGATCGCCAAGATCTGGCGTGGCGGCTGCATCATTCGCGCCGGCTTTCTCCAGAAGATCGCCGACGCTTACACGAGCGACCGCAAACTGCCGAATCTCCTCCTCGATCCATACTTTCGCCGAAAGCTCCATGGTCGGCAGGATGGCTGGCGGAAGACCGTCGCGATCGCCGCGCAACACGGCGTGTCGACACCGGCCTTCATGAGTGCCCTGGCTTACTTTGACGGCTATCGCAGCAAGCGTCTGCCGGCCAACCTGCTGCAGGGTCAACGTGACTTCTTCGGTGCCCATGGCTTCGAACGACTCGATCGACCACAGGGACAGTTCTTCCATATCGACTGGCCCGACCCGAAGCGGCCGCAGCGTCGTGTGCGCTAGCCGCAAGGAGTGACTCGCATGAATTCCGCCCTCTCCCAGACCGCGCTGGACCAGCTGTTCACCGCCGCACGAACCCATGGAAAGTGGACCGATGAGCCGATCGCCGTGGAGACGGTCCATCAGCTCTACGAATTGACGAAGTGGGGACCCACCAGCGCCAACGCGTCACCGGCCCGATTTGTCTTCGTACACTCCGACGCGGCGAAGGAACGGCTGCGACCGACCCTGGCGGCAGGCAACGTCGACAAGACCATGGCCGCACCGCTGACGGTCATCGTCGCCCACGACATGGAGTTCTACGAGAAGCTCCCCGAGCTGGCTCCCCACATCGACGCCCGATCCTGGTTCGTCGGCAACGACGGTTTGATCCAGGAGACGGCGTTTCGCAACGGCACGCTGCAGGGCGCCTACCTGATCCTCGCAGCCCGTGCCCTGGGGCTGGACTGCGGAGCGATGTCCGGGTTCGATGCGGGGAAGGTTGACCGCGAGTTCTTCGACGGCACGTCGATCCGCTCGAATTTCTTGCTGAACATCGGGCACGGAGATCCCGACGGTCCACACCCGCGGGCACCACGGCTCGAATTCGGGACCGCCTGCCAGATCCTCTAGGTGGCTATTTCTTGCCGCCACCCTTCTTGGCGAGCTTGGCCCAGCTATCCCGCAGCGTCACCGCCCGATTGAAAACCGGCTTCTCCGGTGTCGAGTCGCGGGAGTCGGGTGTGAAGTAACCCAACCGCTCGAACTGAATCGGATCGCCTGGCTTCGCATCCGCCAGCGACGGCTCGAGCTTGCAGTTTAAGAGCACGGTCAACGAGTCGGGATTGAGGTGCTTCGTGAAGTCATCTCCGTCATCGGGGTTCTCGGCGTTGAACAGCCGATCGTAGAGCCGAACCTCTGCATCGACGGCATGCGCAGCCGAGACCCAGTGCATCGTCGCCTTGACCCGTCGCCCGTCCGGGGCGTTCCCACCTCTAGTCTCGGGGTCGTAAGAACACCGCAGCTCGACGATCTTGCCCTCGTCATCCTTGATCACATCGGTACAGGTCACCAGGTACCCGTAACGAAGCCGCACCTCACGTCCAGGCGCCAGCCGGAAGAA is a genomic window of Acidobacteriota bacterium containing:
- a CDS encoding malonic semialdehyde reductase, producing the protein MNSALSQTALDQLFTAARTHGKWTDEPIAVETVHQLYELTKWGPTSANASPARFVFVHSDAAKERLRPTLAAGNVDKTMAAPLTVIVAHDMEFYEKLPELAPHIDARSWFVGNDGLIQETAFRNGTLQGAYLILAARALGLDCGAMSGFDAGKVDREFFDGTSIRSNFLLNIGHGDPDGPHPRAPRLEFGTACQIL
- the gnd gene encoding decarboxylating NADP(+)-dependent phosphogluconate dehydrogenase — encoded protein: GIHFVGSGVSGGEVGARFGPSLMPGGSRDAWRILRPIWNAVAARVDRKTGRPIEGALPGKPVRGGEPCTTYIGSGGAGHYVKMVHNGIEYGDMQLICEAYFLLSELLGLRPPDVAEIFTKWNRGDLDSFLMEISAEILGQRDPDHPRRWIVDAIRDTAGQKGTGRWTSINALDLGVPAATIAEAVFARTLSARQEERGVASKKLRGPRKKYAASEKQLIDSVRDALYCSKVCSYAQGFSLMSEARREYGFKLNLAKIAKIWRGGCIIRAGFLQKIADAYTSDRKLPNLLLDPYFRRKLHGRQDGWRKTVAIAAQHGVSTPAFMSALAYFDGYRSKRLPANLLQGQRDFFGAHGFERLDRPQGQFFHIDWPDPKRPQRRVR